Proteins from a genomic interval of Nematostella vectensis chromosome 5, jaNemVect1.1, whole genome shotgun sequence:
- the LOC116609536 gene encoding uncharacterized protein LOC116609536 isoform X2, with protein MASEIKFWNETAPSQGSVPGDFNIDDFILDTTSSANMFPSYSSGGSTQPSQTNTGQSHSAPVTSAPVFSFHSNPMASSEPSVIVQALDLKESYLKGQSRRKANSQQRLLDGEVHFIAKFSHPLQALHVYVERIPEAARILQDTTGRVPLAVILGETQGLKASFSVDLDSVYETSRGTKVYELSRVKGDERNVFRLVLSFVLLNGVAKDYVTKAFRVKSKTQHPKSTDSAEDIVNSCSSDDSYSYQSSPENTRKRKREKLGAYSPSSSSSGLGSDGASIPEIITDHLVAQTAIIEELRVNSPILSQRGDIAYHFPLKKSLKTESEALEEGDVIGFFEDPDGATYIQRLTHFNAKKAKSAGVISRSAYLEAKAPTDSDQKDLDEVVCVIGMVGVKVMGPVVNGERIYASMETPGVAVPQSRICDVSTHDAFLLGQSLETYECKPNDVTAVQCFVSILLSISSGHVTQAISDLRHNVKEDVKTEVRHVKKRCMMGTPCDRSVCTMSPQVRVAGSLGLWSWPSSSPSCCTSSSPQAPPFAITAAARGRLRARSCTSLSRQTINSFPESMAADSRSLISRKSWISISEKSTLKVRSTT; from the exons ATGGCAAGCGAAATCAAGTTTTGGAATGAGACAGCTCCGAGTCAGGGCAGCGTTCCCGGGGATTTCAATATCGACGATTTCATCTTGGATACAACAAGCTCAGCTAACATGTTCCCTAGTTATAGCTCAGGCGGCTCAACACAACCAAGTCAAACGAACACAGGTCAAT CTCACAGCGCGCCAGTGACGTCAGCGCCCGTATTTAGTTTCCATAGCAACCCAATGGCATCATCAGAGCCGTCTGTGATTGTGCAGGCGCTGGACTTGAAGGAGTCGTATTTAAAAGGCCAGAGTCGGCGAAAGGCGAACTCCCAACAGAGGCTGCTGGACGGGGAGGTACACTTCATCGCCAAGTTCTCGCATCCGCTGCAG GCTCTCCATGTCTACGTCGAGCGGATACCGGAAGCTGCGCGAATCCTGCAGGACACAACCGGCCGCGTGCCCCTAGCGGTGATCTTGGGCGAGACACAAGGACTAAAGGCCAGCTTCTCTGTGGACCTCGATTCCGTGTACGAGACGTCACGTGGTACGAAGGTCTACGAGCTCTCCCGAGTGAAGGGCGATGAGAGAAATGTCTTTCGATTGGTACTTTCGTTCGTGTTACTCAACGGCGTCGCCAAAGATTACGTGACGAAAGCATTCCGTGTGAAAAGCAAAACACAACATCCTAAATCCACAG ATTCTGCTGAAGACATCGTCAACAGCTGCAGCAGTGATGACTCCTACTCGTACCAGTCTTCCCCGGAGAATACGCGAAAACGCAAAAGAG AGAAACTCGGTGCATACTCCCCAAGCAGTAGCAGCAGCGGACTTGGCAGTGACG GCGCCAGCATCCCTGAGATCATTACTGACCACTTAGTGGCCCAGACAGCGATCATTGAGGAACTCCGTGTCAATAGTCCAATTCTGTCACAGCGTGGAGACATCGCCTACCACTTTCCCTTAAAGAAGTCTCTGAAAACCGAGAGCGAGGCCCTAGAGGAGGGTGACGTCATAGGGTTCTTTGAAGACCCGGATGGTGCCACGTATATCCAGCGCCTTACACATTTCAACGCGAAAAAGGCAAAGTCTGCTGGGGTGATCAGTAGGTCGGCATACCTCGAGGCGAAAGCACCGACTGACAGCGATCAAAAAG ATCTAGACGAGGTAGTCTGCGTCATCGGTATGGTAGGGGTCAAGGTCATGGGACCTGTGGTCAACGGGGAACGAATCTATGCATCCATGGAAACACCAGGGGTCGCCGTCCCTCAAAGCAGGATCTGTGACGTTTCCACCCATGATGCTTTTCTGCTCGGCCAGAGCCTGGAGACGTACGAGTGCAAGCCAAATGACGTCACTGCCGTGCAGTGCTTCGTGTCCATTTTGTTGAGTATCAGTTCGGGTCACGTGACACAAGCGATTAGTGACTTACGTCACAACGTGAAAGAGGATGTCAAAACAGAAGTGAGACATGTCAAGAAGAGATGCATGATGG GCACTCCGTGTGACCGTTCTGTGTGTACTATGTCACCCCAGGTGCGAGTCGCTGGTTCCTTGGGGCTCTGGTCCTGGCCATCCTCATCACCATCCTGCTGTACCAGCTCTTCGCCCCAGGCACCGCCCTTCGCTATTACCGCTGCAGCCAGGGGGCGATTGAGGGCAAGGAGCTGTACTTCACTTTCGAGACAAACGATAAACAG ctTCCCAGAGTCCATGGCCGCGGATTCACGTTCGCTAATCTCAAGAAAAAGCTGGATCTCAATTTCGGAGAAATCGACATTGAAG GTGCGCAGTACTACCTGA
- the LOC116609536 gene encoding uncharacterized protein LOC116609536 isoform X1, producing the protein MASEIKFWNETAPSQGSVPGDFNIDDFILDTTSSANMFPSYSSGGSTQPSQTNTGQSHSAPVTSAPVFSFHSNPMASSEPSVIVQALDLKESYLKGQSRRKANSQQRLLDGEVHFIAKFSHPLQALHVYVERIPEAARILQDTTGRVPLAVILGETQGLKASFSVDLDSVYETSRGTKVYELSRVKGDERNVFRLVLSFVLLNGVAKDYVTKAFRVKSKTQHPKSTDSAEDIVNSCSSDDSYSYQSSPENTRKRKREKLGAYSPSSSSSGLGSDGASIPEIITDHLVAQTAIIEELRVNSPILSQRGDIAYHFPLKKSLKTESEALEEGDVIGFFEDPDGATYIQRLTHFNAKKAKSAGVISRSAYLEAKAPTDSDQKDLDEVVCVIGMVGVKVMGPVVNGERIYASMETPGVAVPQSRICDVSTHDAFLLGQSLETYECKPNDVTAVQCFVSILLSISSGHVTQAISDLRHNVKEDVKTEVRHVKKRCMMGASRWFLGALVLAILITILLYQLFAPGTALRYYRCSQGAIEGKELYFTFETNDKQLPRVHGRGFTFANLKKKLDLNFGEIDIEGAQYYLNIDRCAHGGIRPVASTLDGMPMVRGAEIVAVNHNCSTVYYHSDRWQPYDTAKDVACIT; encoded by the exons ATGGCAAGCGAAATCAAGTTTTGGAATGAGACAGCTCCGAGTCAGGGCAGCGTTCCCGGGGATTTCAATATCGACGATTTCATCTTGGATACAACAAGCTCAGCTAACATGTTCCCTAGTTATAGCTCAGGCGGCTCAACACAACCAAGTCAAACGAACACAGGTCAAT CTCACAGCGCGCCAGTGACGTCAGCGCCCGTATTTAGTTTCCATAGCAACCCAATGGCATCATCAGAGCCGTCTGTGATTGTGCAGGCGCTGGACTTGAAGGAGTCGTATTTAAAAGGCCAGAGTCGGCGAAAGGCGAACTCCCAACAGAGGCTGCTGGACGGGGAGGTACACTTCATCGCCAAGTTCTCGCATCCGCTGCAG GCTCTCCATGTCTACGTCGAGCGGATACCGGAAGCTGCGCGAATCCTGCAGGACACAACCGGCCGCGTGCCCCTAGCGGTGATCTTGGGCGAGACACAAGGACTAAAGGCCAGCTTCTCTGTGGACCTCGATTCCGTGTACGAGACGTCACGTGGTACGAAGGTCTACGAGCTCTCCCGAGTGAAGGGCGATGAGAGAAATGTCTTTCGATTGGTACTTTCGTTCGTGTTACTCAACGGCGTCGCCAAAGATTACGTGACGAAAGCATTCCGTGTGAAAAGCAAAACACAACATCCTAAATCCACAG ATTCTGCTGAAGACATCGTCAACAGCTGCAGCAGTGATGACTCCTACTCGTACCAGTCTTCCCCGGAGAATACGCGAAAACGCAAAAGAG AGAAACTCGGTGCATACTCCCCAAGCAGTAGCAGCAGCGGACTTGGCAGTGACG GCGCCAGCATCCCTGAGATCATTACTGACCACTTAGTGGCCCAGACAGCGATCATTGAGGAACTCCGTGTCAATAGTCCAATTCTGTCACAGCGTGGAGACATCGCCTACCACTTTCCCTTAAAGAAGTCTCTGAAAACCGAGAGCGAGGCCCTAGAGGAGGGTGACGTCATAGGGTTCTTTGAAGACCCGGATGGTGCCACGTATATCCAGCGCCTTACACATTTCAACGCGAAAAAGGCAAAGTCTGCTGGGGTGATCAGTAGGTCGGCATACCTCGAGGCGAAAGCACCGACTGACAGCGATCAAAAAG ATCTAGACGAGGTAGTCTGCGTCATCGGTATGGTAGGGGTCAAGGTCATGGGACCTGTGGTCAACGGGGAACGAATCTATGCATCCATGGAAACACCAGGGGTCGCCGTCCCTCAAAGCAGGATCTGTGACGTTTCCACCCATGATGCTTTTCTGCTCGGCCAGAGCCTGGAGACGTACGAGTGCAAGCCAAATGACGTCACTGCCGTGCAGTGCTTCGTGTCCATTTTGTTGAGTATCAGTTCGGGTCACGTGACACAAGCGATTAGTGACTTACGTCACAACGTGAAAGAGGATGTCAAAACAGAAGTGAGACATGTCAAGAAGAGATGCATGATGG GTGCGAGTCGCTGGTTCCTTGGGGCTCTGGTCCTGGCCATCCTCATCACCATCCTGCTGTACCAGCTCTTCGCCCCAGGCACCGCCCTTCGCTATTACCGCTGCAGCCAGGGGGCGATTGAGGGCAAGGAGCTGTACTTCACTTTCGAGACAAACGATAAACAG ctTCCCAGAGTCCATGGCCGCGGATTCACGTTCGCTAATCTCAAGAAAAAGCTGGATCTCAATTTCGGAGAAATCGACATTGAAG GTGCGCAGTACTACCTGAATATTGACCGTTGTGCGCATGGTGGCATTAGACCTGTGGCTTCCACTCTAGATGGGATGCCTATGGTACGCGGAGCGGAGATCGTAGCTGTCAATCATAACTGCTCCACAGTGTATTACCATAGTGACCGATGGCAGCCTTATGACACGGCAAAAGACGTCGCGTGTATCACGTGA
- the LOC5502063 gene encoding calumenin, with amino-acid sequence MRILGTKLALFSILLIAPIFIFVKGGYGSLEGGCSGASDSGSCGSAPQDGGGPSADAGSCGGDAPPSGGPSEGMCGAPPKDEGGSCGGGSSSPGQGMCGAGGGGDGSSASKRSSDAGSCGGDAPPSGGPSEGMCGAPPKDEGGSCGGGSSSPGQGMCGAGGGGDGSSASNMPQVSRSMESKIKLRRILRKIDTNKDRKITEQELKDHIKTMIDARLAEEGKKLMELYDNNMDGGVTWDEYANRSGYNSGDLSEPTGDQEKAKLNEKRRFAAADTDKDEKLTAVEIAMMMMPEDSPNMADVVIAEYLDNFDKDNDGKISKKEFIGAGSEDEKLDKEVEEGLATQFDDDDRDSSGFLEKDEIAGMLMPDDASLLFRNTDTDMDGFLTEKEIYKNYMQFASSRITDFGELIKEDKKVTQEDQEPEKKSNESDPQKDQETDNKTSKKESQEELREADETPKKKDEL; translated from the exons ATGCGAATACTCGGGACAAAACTCGCGCTTTTCTCGATATTATTAATAGCACCGATCTTTATCTTCGTCAAGGGAGGATATGGAAGTCTTGAGGGAGGATGTAGCGGGGCTTCTGACAGTGGAAGCTGTGGTTCTGCTCCTCAGGACGGCGGTGGACCTTCAG CGGACGCCGGTTCATGTGGTGGCGATGCCCCTCCAAGTGGCGGCCCCTCAGAGGGCATGTGCGGTGCCCCACCCAAGGACGAAGGAGGCTCTTGCGGGGGTGGTAGTTCTAGCCCTGGCCAAGGCATGTGTGgcgctggtggtggtggtgacggttCTTCTGCTAGCAAGCGTTcat CGGACGCCGGTTCATGTGGTGGCGATGCCCCTCCAAGTGGCGGCCCCTCAGAGGGCATGTGCGGTGCCCCACCCAAGGACGAAGGAGGCTCTTGCGGGGGTGGTAGTTCTAGCCCTGGCCAAGGCATGTGTGgcgctggtggtggtggtgacggttCCTCTGCTAGCAACATGCCACAAGTTTCTCGGAGTATGGAAAGCAAGATCAAGCTGCG TCGTATTTTGAGGAAAATTGATACCAACAAGGACCGGAAAATCACCGAGCAGGAACTGAAAGACCACATCAAGACAATGATCGATGCTCGTCTCGCGGAGGAAGGCAAAAAGCTAATGGAACTGTACGACAATAATATGGATGGCGGTGTCACATGGGACGAGTATGCTAATAGGTCCGGCTACAACAGTG GCGACCTTTCAGAGCCCACCGGAGATCAGGAAAAAGCTAAACTCAATGAAAAGCGTCGATTCGCCGCTGCTGATACCGACAAGGACGAAAAACTAACAGCGGTAGAGATtgccatgatgatgatgccagAGGACTCCCCTAATATGGCAGACGTGGTGATTGCG GAATATCTCGATAATTTTGACAAAGATAACGACGGAAAAATCTCGAAGAAAGAGTTTATTG GGGCTGGTTCAGAAGATGAGAAGTTGGACAAAGAGGTAGAGGAAGGCTTGGCCACTCAGTTTGATGATGACGACAGGGACAGCAGTGGATTCCTGGAAAAG GATGAGATTGCTGGTATGCTAATGCCTGATGATGCATCCCTGTTATTCCGCAACACCGACACGGATATG GATGGGTTTCTGACTGAGAAGGAGATCTATAAGAACTACATGCAGTTTGCCTCGAGTCGCATCACTGACTTTGGGGAACTTATCAAAGAAGATAAAAAAGTCACACAGGAAGACCAAGAGCCCGAGAAGAAGTCAAACGAATCTGATCCACAGAAAGACCAAGAAACTGataacaagacaagcaagaaggAGTCACAGGAAGAGTTGCGTGAGGCCGATGAAACGCCCAAGAAAAAGGATGAACTATAA